Part of the Mytilus edulis chromosome 9, xbMytEdul2.2, whole genome shotgun sequence genome, GTCTAAAAATTTCAGATCCTTGCACAAACAATTACTGGATATTGATATTTCTACAAAAAGAGGTCATGGTAAATTATAAACATCTCCAGTCATAAAAAAGTATTTATCAAGTAccatgtacattgtatatcagAAAATCAAGATGCTCACCTCATCCTTAGCTAAAGGAATCCATGTTTCCATCAGCAAATCAAGTCTTGAATTCCTGTTTGATTTAGTGGTTTTAACAGAAATAAATATATCAGACTGAACTGTTTTCCTCATCACATTTTTAACATTCTGAATACGGTTctgttttattttaccatttttgtttacaatttcatCTTTTCCCAAGTTTTCATCATCTGCAACAGAATTGActccatttgtttttctttggaaTTTTATATGGTCAACCACCTGTTGTTCTTTCTGCAGCGATAACTGTCTTCTATAACTTCTCTTAACAAACTTTGTAAACACaatttgctttgtttgtatgCGTTCTGTATTTGTGACAGAAATTAATACAAGTGCAAGAATAAATGTGACAATCACAAGGAATAATTTGCAAATTCTTCGCAAAGAAATTCGCATCACTTGTCCACAGATGTTTACTTGTGTCTTTCTGCATTCCGACACATTACAATTCATGCAAGCAACCTGTACAATCGCATGCTCAGTAAACTTTCCCACGGTTGTAAACTTTGATTTACCTGGATCTTTGAAAAAAGTAGGTCAACGTATGAGCGATGtgtaaaaaggttaaaaaatattttagaatccaGTAGGGCAACAGTGTCAAGGTCAGATAGATGAGAAAAGGAAAGAAGttaaattgaaaatgtaaaagatGTGTTCTCTCAACGTAAACTTGTTTTATTAAAAGACATGAACATGTAATGTCGATTTATTAGACTCTGTCACCTTTTTACTAACAAAAgaaaaagtttgatattttatgacaatatttttttaatgaaaaatcatgagttgtttgtatatacatgtatgttgaggCCAAGGAAGAGGCCACAACTCTGACATGAACACAGGAAGATTACATTTATCTATAAGTCTCCGCTTAGACTGAGAAATGGACCGATTTTAACACCGAGTGGTAGATTTATCTGAGCTAACAtaacttcttttatttttttcaattgattccTTGTACATAATAAATGAAACTTTTTACCCCAAATCCCTGACCTGAAATGAAACTTTAATCTTTTTATACAGATGTTCAGCTTATATTAGGCCTCCAGTATCACAACTTTTCATATATTGGATATTGAAAAATACTTAGTTATAgtttcttatttgtttttaacCAAAAAGAGACCTATATGTATCAGGATTTTGTTATTCATAGATTTTCCAAAAAATATGATGCAGTTATAACTACGGTTTAATCGCATCTATAGAAAGTACcaaattatattttgaattgGGACTATATCACAGTATAATACTATAGTCTCGGTTTTAGATAGTCTAGTGAATACAACAACTGAAAATACAATATTATCAGTCCCGAAGGCAGTGCTTCGGTACCTTCACGATTCTAAACACACACTTACTTAAttttccgtttataaatttagaatttaTCAAGAGAATTTTTTGATTGTTCATATGTGCCGACtattaataaaaacatacttCTTTACCTACTTACAAAGTTATAacgtgctatttttttttatcatatatatatatgtttctttttaatttcgcATTCTTATCATATATATCACGAAGCTTAAAATTGGTTCTTACTGGGTACTCCCGTCTGACCTGATCAGGAAATTGAATTAAGAAGACTTTgcttaaaattcaaatatctttttaat contains:
- the LOC139488424 gene encoding fringe glycosyltransferase-like isoform X2, whose protein sequence is MNCNVSECRKTQVNICGQVMRISLRRICKLFLVIVTFILALVLISVTNTERIQTKQIVFTKFVKRSYRRQLSLQKEQQVVDHIKFQRKTNGVNSVADDENLGKDEIVNKNGKIKQNRIQNVKNVMRKTVQSDIFISVKTTKSNRNSRLDLLMETWIPLAKDETYIFTDNDSHIPENFHADHFINTFCADSHYRQGLCCKMAREYDIFMESKKRWFCHVDDDNYVNVPALVAFLQQYNHSDNWYLGRPSISHPMEVLDRANPGQKLAFWFATGGAGFCVSRGLADKMVPHAGGGRIQTTGDAIRLPDDCTVGYIIKQEKE